The genomic stretch GAAGGAGCTGGTGTAAAAGAACCTTCTTTTGAGAAGATTCTCACAATCAAATTTGTTTGTCGCCAACGAGTCCTTCAATTTTTCAGTTCCCATCGGTTCTGAAAAAAATTGAGATTCCTTATGTGTACAGTATACGTTTAAATTAGGCTTAGTTCCACTGTGTAAAAAGGCGATGTTTGAACTACaggttttatttttgtgtttttgaCCGGAGAAACTAACTATATTATGTAATCTAGCTGTTGAAACTCTATTCCCTAGTATGGAATCAAACAACGATAAACCGTGAATCAAATCTTTACAAGCTATTGAAAGTAAACAATACATCCataatttaagtaaaatttgcataaatattatgttataaatTGACACATAGCTTACAGTCCCATATATTCTGTGTCGCAGCCATGAGTACTCGCTACACCACTAGgtcattatatatttaatcatttGCCTGCTCAATcactattttaataatcaTTAACTCAAGTCtgatatgttttaattaattttgtattattattttaaaaattatcttAATGTATCTTGTTTTTATGTGCTCGTTTATAACTGTCGAACATGAAAAATACAACCTTAGTGGTTTCTTCAACAAGGCAGCTCGGCCTTGAGAATTTACagaatttttataaatcgTCGAACTCTGAGTCTTCTTTCAGCTCATCTTTAGCTAAATCGACCTTTTTTGCACCTTTGGTGGCTGCGGTTTCTAgaaacttatttttaaatggaTCTACTCCCGAATTTGATCATTTGACTTTGGATCAAGTTAAAAACGCTGGTCTTCCTTCTGAAAAGTATGCGACTGTGCTCGTCGTGGCTGACTCTTTATCCGAGTTCTACGGAGAGAGGGGTTTATCGAATTTAACTTTGTTTCACAATTCACTCGTGCCGGATGGGAAGTTCGTTTTGTCCATTCCCCCAAATTCGGACAAGGTAACTGCCTTTTgctttgtattttattagttACAGCTATTTGTTTTAGTTATCCTTAATCTTGGAATCATATAACTTAATTAGGAAAATGATGTTAAAAAGGAGCTTATGTATAGTGGCCTCGTGGATGTCAACTCACTCGTATATTCCGGCGCCACCTTTATATCAGGAGTTAGGCCCAATTGGAAGGCCAAGTCTACGAAGAAGACTGTATCGTCAATAGACGCCGCACCCATTGATGGGTACGTTTCCAAGGCTCCCGACTATGAGTCTTGCAACACGAAGCCAAGGGCCTGCGCGAACTGCACTTGCGGAAGAGCCGAGATGGAGAAGCTTGAAGCTTCTAAGCTGGTATCGGACGTCGACGCTCCAACTTCATCTTGCGGCAACTGCTACTTGGGTGACGCCTTCAGGTGCGAGTCCTGCCCTTACAAGGGCCTTCCGGCCTTCAAACCGGGGGAAAAGGTTGTTTTGGACATGACGTAACAATTCGAGTGGTGGTTGAAACTAAGatgttttaatgttttatcGTTTCTTGTGCCTATATTTCTGATTATTCTGCCTCTATGTTTGCCTGCCGGCGTATACATACACTAACATATGTACACTCGTATATACACACGTATGTTaacacttatttatatactggtatatacaaatatgtatatacgtGTACACACtgatatatacacatacacaagtatgtaaacacacacacgAGCAAACACATGTATATGCTAATGTACACACACTGATGTGtacacacaaacacaaatgTGGACTCGCAAACAGATATGCtgatataaatgtgtataaaatgattaattGTCATTCTTGTATGTTTTCGTACTGGGGCCATATAAACGCCTGGAGCTCGTTCGCGTACTTGTAGTAAATGGTGTGGGAAGTGTTGTAGAGCCTGCAGTTGTCAAACATCCGCTTTAACTCCTCGCCAAACTGCTCCTTGGTCTTGTACTCGCCCAACTTAGCCTTACGCTTCATCGTGGAAATGTCGGTAGGGTGCGTTATGATCTCGTAGTAGTCGGGAGCCTCGCTCTGCTTCACGGGCTTCCGGAAGGGCCAGACGCTCTGCTGCTTGTTGAGCGTGTTCAGAAGGTCCAGAATGGCAGCCTTCAAAGACTTCTTCTGGCCGTCAGGCTCAGCAGAGGCAGGGTCGGACTTGCTGGGCGCGGGCTGACTAGTCCAGCCGGCCTCAACCAGGCCCGGGATTTCGGCCGGGTTCAGAGTCGCGTTCGGGTCCTTGGCGAAGACGTCCATGCCGTTGTAGACCTTCAGCGGCTTTATCGCCTCTATGCACTTCACGACGATCGCCTTCTGCTGGCTGAGCATGTCGCTGAGCCTCAAGTAGTTAATGTTTGGCGATATGTAGCACTCCATGAGCGTGCCGCCGTCGTAGTCCTTGATGTAGCCGAACCAGCGCTCGCGCGGCATCGTGATCTTGAGCGAGAAGCCCTGCTTCCTGAAGTAGCCGATCGCGAAGTTGTCCGCGTAGGTCAGAAAGTACTCGATGTtgctcttcttcacgtGCTCCTTCAGGTGGTTCATGATCCTCGTGCCGTAGCCCTTGATCTGCTCCGTCGATTTCACGGCCAGAAAGGCGATCTCCGCGAACCGCTGCTCGAAGTAGGGCCTGAAGCAGATGCCGCCGATCACCTCGCCCTTCTTCAGGAGGCAGAAGGTGTAGTGGTTCCTGTCGAAGACGAGGCGCACGATGTACTCCCGGGGCATCTTGGGCAGCTGCCTCGAGAATATGTTCTTGACAGTGATCAGCTTTATCATGTGGCCTGGCTCGCGGTCGTTGGTTATGCACTCGAAGGTGATGATCCCCAAGTCCTCCTCCTTAGCGCCCCCCGCGTCCCTGTGGAGGAAGCCGAGGCCGGTCTCCGAGGGCAGGAGCGACTGGATTTGGTAACCCTTCGCGCTGCTCATCGTGCCCACCGTCACCGCCTGCTCGTCCGTGAACCCGCACTGCTTACAGAGAAGGGATATGAACAGGTCCGGGTGCAGCTTGAACGCCGtcttctccagctcctgcCTTATGCGATCCGCGTTTAGCACCAGCACCGACCTGAGGAAATCGGCCGAAAAGTAGTCGCACAGCTTCACTCCCGTCGGCATGTGCTTCCTGAGGTAGTTTTTCCAGCTCGTGTACGTCTTTTCGTAGTCCTTTCCGGCGAACGCGTCCGCGTCCTGCGACTTAAGCCACTCCTGGAGGTGGTCGTTGGTGAATTTCTGTCTGGCTGACGgcgtcagcagctgctggtaGCTTATTATTGCGCACAGCGTGGCTACGAGCgactccaggtcctccgGGCCTGACTTGCTCAGGATGGATCTGATCTCGAGCAGATCCTTTCTTCTCGACTCCGGAACTCGCTCGAACGAGGACGTGAATATTTTGGAAACGTCATTTccgtttaaaatacagtGAGAATTTGTTTCCGCGGCTCTGGAGGCCCCTTTGGGCTCTAGCGTGGGCTGGAAGGGGTCGGGACGCCTCTTGCAGTCCAAAACGTACAGGTTTACTATTTCGCGCACATATGATGTTATCGACTCGTTTTTAGAGCTCAGATCTGGAGTTGGGCCGGCCGGAGCCCTGGGTACGCCCCTGGCGTCGGACGTTGATTGTGGCGTGGACGGCCCGGCTGATGAATGGGACTCATCAGTTCCAAAATTCTGGtgatttaatttagttttcatacagttaaattttaaaaatagaattCACTTCGGAGCGTTCCATTATGGAGCTGGTGGTGAAATTATCTGGGCATCAACACCACCAACTGGAAGGTGCCCGTTGCAGTACAAATCTCGTTTTTCATTCCTCAACGTTGTGTTCCACCTCTCTATATTggttcattttatatttttctacTCCACACGACTGTTTGTGGCTCTTTGCTGCCTTTTTGCCTGCGACACACTTCGTAGGACAGTGCAGTCGTTCTATGTAATCGGAccatgtgtatatatgccgtacattaatttatgatatttaATAGATTATAACATGTTTTagtgtttgtgtttatagTATACACTCAGTGgctatttaaattttgtgaTTACGTTGTCGCGTCACCGAGTGCCGTGTGTACTATGCTGTGGCTGTGTGAATATGTGGCGCCCATACGTCTATATATTAGCTGCGTACGTGAACCCCGTCTATATATTAGCTGCGTACGTAAACCCCGTCTATATAGTGGCTGCGCACGTAAACCCTGTAGTGGGTGGCAAGAATTTAGCAAATTACTGAAACCTCTTGGATgttttgtatatttggTTGATTATGATCGGCTTGTTCTGGTCGTACTTGGGGACCACGTCAGTCATCTCCTTCTCTATTGATTCGCAGAGGACCTCGCGCACGTTCTTCTCGTCCCACTGGTGGCTCCGCGTCCTCACCAGCTTAATCGGCTTCGTGTACTCGTAGGGTAGCGAGAGCGCGTGGTCGATTCTGCACTTGATGTGCTCCGAGCACGCCTGCCCTGCCAGAACCAGGAACGGCTTAAAGTCGTTCATGTGCTCCAGTTCCGGGTCGTCCCCCTCCTCGTCGCTCTCCTGCTTTCCTTGGGACTTTGCGGATTCCTTCGAAGCCGCCTTGTCGCCCCGTGCCTTCGACTCGCTCTTCTTCTCGCTCGGCCTTTTAATTGGGTTCAGGTCGTTGATGAACATCCACTGGTAGACTAGGAACtcgttcagcttcagcgcGCACGCCATGTCAACGATTTTAATCGCCTCGATCAGCAGCGCGGTTCTGTTTTCCGCCGGGCACTCCTCGTTTTCCATGATCTTGATGTACTCCTTTTCGCTCATCTTAGTGCTGAACCTGCTCGAGGACTTGAGGCTTGTTCTGCTCGTGCTGTTTTTGCTTATGCGCCCCGTCGACTTGTCACTCAGCCTGCTCATGTCGTTTTTCAGCGAGCGCGTGTTCAAACAAATCGAGTCTTCATTCTGGTCGCTGTGCGCCATGAGGCACCTGCTGGCACCCGTGTCGTTTTCGTTATTGTTAGCGTTTTCGTTAATGCTAGAGCTAGTGTTATTGCTAGAGCTAGTGTTAACGTTATCGTTTTGGCTAGAGCTAGTGTTAGCGTTATTGCTAGAGCTAGTGTTGGCGTTATTTCTAGTGTTATCGTTTTGGCTAGCGTTTTCTTGAGCGTTTTGGCTAGAGCTAGTGTTAACGTTATCGTTTTGGCTAacgttattgttattgctaGAGCTAGTGTTAACGTTATTGCTATTGCTAGCGTTTTCTTGAGCGTTTTGGCTATTGTTAGCGTTATTGCTAGCGTGATAGTCTCCGTCGCGGGGCGAGGCTGTGTGGGCAGCACCTCCAGCGTTAGCAGGAACCTGCGCGTAGTCGCGCGGCGACAAACCGCTCCCGTCGGCCGCAGACTCGCGGCCCTCCCTGCCCGCATGGTCGACCGTGGTCCTGAAGACCTTGATCAGCTCAGACAGCAGCACTGGCCAGAGCACCGTGAGCTCCTCCTGGGACGTCTTCACCAGGAGCACGCGCATCACGAAGAGGCACTTCGAGCGGAGCGTGTCGTTCTTGAGCGACCTGGTGGTCTCCGCGAGGCGCTCGATGATGTTCGAGATGTTGTCCGTGAAGACGTCGTTCTCGCAGGCGTAGAGCACGAAGGCCAGCCGCTTCAGGTAGCGCACGCGCGTGATCAGGCTCGCGGACTTGTTCGAGAAGACGTTCAGGTGCGGCGGGTTCGTGTACAGGTCCAGGCGCGCCATCGTGTCCGCGACGCCCTTGAAGTCCTCAGTGGCCATGCGCCTGAAGACGTGCGCGAGCTCGCGCAGTCCGAACTGGTCCGTCCTGAAGAACTCGGAGGAGTTGATGAACTCGAGCAGGTTCTTCTTGATGTTGAGCAGCGGCACCTGGTAGAGCTTGTAGGGGAAGTAGCGGATGAGCAGGAGCGTGAAGTACCtctgctgctggtgctgcCTCGTGACCAGCAGCGGCAGGATGTAAGAGGTGAGGCTCTTGTGGAAGGTCTGGTAGAAGACGTTCGTGATCGGCGTCCTCCTGTTCAGCTGCAGCACGTCGTAGTTCAGATATATGAGCAGCGAGAGCGCGTTCACTGAGACGACGCGGTTCGGCGTCATCACGCCCTCTATGCCCCGCAGCAGCTCGCTTCCCAGGAGGCTCTGGCTCCTGCTCGTCACGAGGCTGCTCGTGTTCGTGGTGGTGGTCGTGGGCTTATTCGGCGTCGAGTACTCGTCGTCCGTCACGATGTGGGCGTTGCTTTGCGAGTTTTGGTGTCCCGTGGCCTGGGGGTCGTTTTGGCGGTCGGCGGTATAACGGGCTGCGAATTTCTGGAGTTCCGTGGTCGCTGAATCGGCTTGCCCGTCGGCGCTGTTGATGCTGGCAGTAGCGCCCAGGTTACCCCTGTTAACGTTACCTGTATTAGCGGTGCCCGTGTTAGCGGCGCCCCTGTTAACGTTACCCGTATTGCCGCTAGCGCCTAGGTTACCCGAATCAACAACGCCTAGGTTGCCCGTGTTTACGGTACCCGTATCAATAACGCCTAGGTTAACACTAGTGCCTAAATCACCCGGTAAGGAAACACACTCTGACAAAACGCTCAGACGCGACTCAAGCGCGTCCGCGGCCGGCGACCTCGCGGCCTTCGAGGGCGGCGATAAGCGGGGCGTCGCGAGCTCCGAGCATGGCGAGATCGGGGGCGTCTCCGTGAAGCACGAGCTCCCGAAGTAGTGCGCAGAGTTCATCAGCTGCACCACCAGCGGCACCGGCGGGCGCGTGTCGTAGTCCTTGTGGGCCAGCCAGTTGCAGACCTTCGGCGCGTAGAGACCGCACGCCTGGTATATCACCACCATCAGCAGGTCGCTGAAGAGCCGGCGGCCGATGTTCGTGAGCACCTTCGCGTAGTTGCAGGCCGTCGCCTTCTCGTAGCGCACCACTGAGCAGAAGAGCCAGAGGAAGACGCTCGGCTGCTTCGGGAAGTGGAGCACGAGGTTGATCCAGCGCTGCAGCTCCAGGTACGTCTGCTCCACGTCCGAGCGCTTCGCCATCTCCGATACGAGGACCGTGTACAGGAACTCCGACACTGAGACCTCGCGCACGTGCGTGTTCAGGATCTGGTAGCCCGGCGCGTGCCTGTACTCTGATGACTTGCAGAACGTCTCCATCATGTCCAGCGTGAGTGAGAGCACCGAGGTCGTGGTCACCTGCGGGATGTTGTTGAGGAGCATAAGCAGGCAGTGCTTCGTCTGTACGCGCCTGCTTATCTGCCGCTGCTTCGGGCAGTTCTCCAGGTTTGACGCGCTCAGGTCCACGTAGGGGATGTTGTAGTTCGCGTGTTCGCAGTTCGACCTGTCCCAGATGTATATGCAGGCCTTGATGAAGTGGTAGGGCAGCTTAAGGTACAGGAGTCTGAATAGCCTTATCACCTGGTTCGTTATGTTCTCGAGCGAGACCTTCAGCGACAGGTTCGCCTCTGAGCAGACCAGCTTATTCCTCGAGGAGTATGCGTAGCTCCTTTCGTAGATGTAGGCGCTCGACTGGTTCATCGCGTTCAGGTCCATTGCGTCGAAGCCCTGATTCGAGCCCATGAATCTAAAGTTGCTTCTGTAGCCCATCGAGGCCGGGCAGTGCCTGTGGCTCTTGTGACGCGATTTCCCCGTGGCGTCGTGGTGTCCAAAGGCGCCTTGTGTCTGCGCTTCTCCTTCGGCTGCGCTGCCGAGTCCTTGGCGGAGCCCGAACGGGTCCATGGGTCCGTCGAAAAAGCTACTGCTCGCGCTCGCGGAGCCCGTGAAGGAGCCGATGTCTGCGATGTCTCCTTCGGGTCCATCGGGTCCATCGGGTCCATTGGGTCCATCGGCTCCGTGGTCGAAGGTGCTGCTTGCGCTGCTGTAGCTGTGTCTGAGTTCTTCCGGGGCTCCCTGCGGGTACGTCGCGCTCAGCTGCGTCTCTCTGGCCCAGAGCACCGACTTAACGCACGAGTCCACGATGCTCGTGATGTCGAAGTGCGGGAGGTTACTCGTGTCCGCCGTCGTCTTCCTCTTACTTCTGGAGCCGAACATCGTGCGTCCTCCGTCGCTCTTAGGGCCGAACTGCTTCGTCCCGTTCATCTCCCTCGTCATCACGATCTCTCGGTTGATAGAGAGCtgcttcatcttcctcgaCTGCGCCGTCGTCGCCTCCGTCGCGTAGTCGTCGCTCAGGTGACTGAACATGAAGTAGAGTGCGCGCAGGTAGTAGAAGAGCCCCGTCGTCCCGATCTTATCTGTGTACGTGAGCACGTGTGACGAGAACTCTGTCATGAAGTTCGAGGCGTACTTCAGGCCCTCGGCTCCGCTCATGAACTTGAGGCTGTAGAGCGAGAAGTCGATGTACGACTGCAGCAGGTGCAGGCACTTCGACTTTGCCGAGTTCGCTATGCATATCTCAATGATTTTGGGGAAGTAGGTTATTTCGTGCAGGTTCGTCATCCTGTGGATTTGCAGCTTTTTCAGTTCGCCCATGTTGATGATGTACATTGGCGTCAGCTGCGAGAGCGCCGTGTCCGGGTCCCTCGTGTAGCTCAGGTTTTCTATTCCCTGCGTCACGTACGTGGTCGCCGCCGTCTTGTCGAAGAACGCGTCGCTCGTGAGCGAGTTCGTCTGCTTGTCGTCCTCCGCCGTCAGGCAGCTCAGTATGTTCGCCGTGCCCGTGATAACGCTCATGCTCGTCGCGAGCATGTTCGGCGTGATCTGCAGCTTCGACGACGGAGACTCGCCTGCTCGCGCCGACATGGGCTCGTTCTTGCTCGCCCACATGCTCAGCAGTGTCCTCGAGAGCTCTATCAGCGAGGACGCTGGCGCGCTAGGCCCCGTCGTCTCCTGGCTGCACCTGTCCATCACCACCTTCAACAGGTATATCATCTGCGTCTGTATTATGTGCTCCTGCTTCAGGTGGAAGTGGTAGAGCAGGAGCAGCAGGTACTTTGCGACCATGCAGGAGACTTCTCTCGCGCTGTTTGCCGGCTGCAGCGACGATATGAACGACTTCATGAAGTCGATTGCTGTGCAGCGCAGCAGCATTGCTCTGTCCTCCATCGACAGGTCCACCATGCTGTTCGACCTGTTGAACAGGCTCAGGATGTTCGTCTGCTTCCGCGTCGAGCAGTTCTGGTCGTCGAGCCTGTCCAGGTACCTCTGGTATTCCAGCAGGTCGTCGATCCTTTCCACTCGCAGCAGCCTTTCCAGGTCCGCGTCGATGCATATGTACTTCAGCGTTATCACTATGACCAGGTCCAGGTAGTTGTATATTGACGCGTCCGTGTACGAGCTGTTCGAGGCGTCGAGCAGCCTCGGGAATATCGAGGCCTTCTGCGCTCTGTTCTGGTGCTCGTAGGTCTCATCCGCGTCTCCTCCGTACAGACTCGACTCCCTGCGTTCATGGTGTGACGAGAGCAAGGGCGTGTGCGGGGCCGATTTCGACGCTTCGACTCCCCATCTTCTCGCCGACTGCCTGCTCGACTCCGTCCCTGTATCGATGCTCGATCCTTCGAACGACTGTGTTCCCAACTCCCTTGGTACGGAGACTGTGCGTTCTTTGGGTGCCTCCTCGAACGACCCTTTTCCCAGGTGCGGCGTCAGCCTGCCCTGTTCAAACGAGAACGTTGCCCCTGTTTTCCCCATTCCTGCGATTGTGCTTAGTTGAGAGTTGTTTGCCCTCTGCGAGGGCGGCGTGACACTCGCGTGGGACGTTGGCGACACTACTCTGCTATCTCCCCGGTTCACGTTTGGCCCATGCACCGAGTCAATGCTCGCGTGGTCCCGCATGCCAGGGCTCTTCCCTCCTTCCACCGACGCGTCTACCGGCACACTTCTTGAGCGCCTGCTCTCCGTGTCCGACGTTTCCAGCACTGACGAATTCAGCGTGATCGCCCTTGCTCCGAAGGTGTGGTCCAGCAGGTGGTTCACCAGCGTCGGGTTTGCGTCCTCTCCTCCTACGCTTTCGCTGTGCGCCTGGTCATACGCCTGCGTCCTCGTGGCTGACGTCAGCAGCGTTCCTTCTTCTGTCACCACCATCGTCGTCGACAGCTCGTTGAACAGCTCATCTCCCTGTATTAGCTTCAGCAGTGCTATTGGCGCCTGTCTTCTGTTCATCAGGTCTAGGATCGCCTGCCCTTCTCTTCCCACTATCGATGATAGGTGCCTGAACTTTCGCACCAACTCCGTCATGTTCGTTTTATCTTCGCCTTCGCTGTCAAATGAGTCTTGACCGGTCGAGTGGGTGTCTGTGCTCTGCGTTCTGTCCTTACTGTTCGCGTCACTGCTTTTGTGCGCGCCAACTCGCCTCACATTGCTTCTTTCCTTGAGCTGCGACTTCTGGCTCTTCAGCAACTTCGATATCATGTTCGCCTTGAGGTGTGTGTGTCCGTTGCGCTCCCTGTTTGGTGATCTATTTGGGGTGTTGTAGTCATGGTTTGGCGATCTATTTGACGTGTTGTAGTCCATGTTTGGGGATCTATTTGACGTGTTGTAGTCCATGTTTGGTGATGTGGCTGGGGTGTTGTGATTCTGGTTTGGTGATCCAGGTAGGACATCGTACTCAGTTCCCTCAGTGATGCTCTCGTCCATCTTACTCGTCGTGATCAAAAAGTGCAGGATCGGGTCTATCAGCTTCGGGAGCATGTATATCGACTCCGAGAGGAAGGCTCGCGCGTAGTAGTGCACCTTCGGGTCCGAGTCCTCCACTGCGTCCAGTATGTGGCCCACTGCGTCCGAGAAGAACACCTTGTCCGGCGCGTGCGTGTGCAGGTGTCTGAACAGCACTCCGAACCTCAGTATTGCGTTGATCTTCTGCCCTATCTCCGTGCTCGTCAGGTCCCTGACGATTATCCTCTCAGCCTCCCCTGAGGCCTGAGGCAGCGACTTCATCAGCTGCAGCACTATGTACACCACTTCCGAGTGGTACTGCGCCAGCTTATCGTCCAGGCTGCTCCACAGCTGCGTCAGTATGTTCCTCAGGTGTATCAGCGAGCTTGCGAAGAACTCCTTGACTGCGTGCCTGTGCGGTATGTCGATCACCTGTATGAACGTGCTTATTCCTCTGCAGAATATCACAGGGTCTGGCGAGAGGCAGCTTTTGAGCAGACACACTATCCACCTGTCGAGCTTGAACTCGTTCTGCAGCTTCGACTCAATCGAGGCTGCGGACGTTCTCGACGATGCATTGTTCGACCTCGCGGTCGCCATGTCGCTCTCATCCAATAGCTTCGTCTGCTTTTTGTGAGTGTGTTTACCTTCCAATGACTGGTCCGTTGTTTTCTGGTCGGACTTCTGTGTTGCTGATGCTGTTTTCTGGTCCGCCGTATGTGATGTTGGCGATGATTTATGGTCTACCAATTGCGCTGTCGTGTGTGCCGCTGTTGGAGCCTTCCGAGTGCTGGAGTTTGGTGGCGTCGAGCGCTCTGTCTTCCCCACCAGTGCTGCCGGCCCTGGAGAGAGGGCCTGGGCGGTCGCTGCCGACAGGTCCCCTTTCTCTGAGCGCACAGACTGAACCGAGTGAGCAGACTGCGGCGAGCGTGCGGAGTTTACTGAGAGCGGCGAGTGCGATGCGTGCGCGTAGTCCAGGCGGTGCGCAGAGCCCCTGTACTCCGCCACCCTTTCCGGGGACGTGTGTCCCAGGGACTCCGAGAAGCTCCGCGTTATCGGCACAGTCTGCATGTTCACCTCTATGGAGACGAAGCGCACTGCCAGGCTGTTGAGCATGTCCAGCACCGATATCTCCGTGTAGTTCAGGTCGGCCTTGCTCTCAAAGTGGTTCAGCGCGTTGATGTAGAACTCGTCCAGGTACTTTGCTATGCGCTCGTTGCACAGCTCCTGCTCGTGtaccagcagcttcagctccGAGGTCTCCTTCACGTAGTCGAGGTCGTTTTCGAAGTAGAAGTAGTGGTAGTCCGTGAGTATCATCTTCTCCGTCCTCGCCAGTATCGAGGCGACGTAGCTGAGCAGGTGCGAGACCACCTGCGTCATATCCCgcagctccagcttcagcagcctGTAGAGTGCGTTTTCCAGGAGCATGAAGAGCCCTGCCAGTATCGTCTCGCATGACGTGAGCGTCTTCATCTCGTCGAGGTATATTCTGCTCAGGTTCAGGATCTCGTTCCATGCGTGCACCGAGTCGTACTTTTCGTCGAGGAAGAGCTTGTTGAACTCCTCGGCGATTGAGATGAAGACGATGTTCGGCGGCGTGAGCGTCGGGTTGAATATGATTTTCGTCTCCTGGATCACCGCCTGGCGCCAGTCCGTGTCGTCGATGCCCTCGCAGACGTAGCGCAGGATCGGTATGCAGAGCACCGGCATCAGCTGGTCCGAGATCACCGCCACCTCAATGTCCGAGATCAGCGTCACGATGATCTTCAGAGGCAGCACTGCCTCGTCCGCCGTCGTGATCTccatcttcagcagctccttgaTCGCAGTTATGATCACGCTCTTCGAGTGTTCGTTGAAGTACTTCAGGTCTATCGACTCCACTGACTCGTTCAGGTCATTAGTGTTGAAGAGCCACTGGTAGATTCTCCTCGTGAGCGACCAGTCCTTGTTTCTCAGCAGCCTCAGGATGCTTCTGCACAGCGCCGACTTGTTCTGGTACGTGAAGAGGTCGTGGTCGAGCGGGAAGTGCTTTGACATGAAGTTCATGAGCTCGCGCAGTATG from Theileria orientalis strain Shintoku DNA, chromosome 1, complete genome encodes the following:
- a CDS encoding uncharacterized protein (Dopey, N-terminal domain containing protein), producing the protein MSEDLSTSAHTSINRADLRKLDTDIYNILTQFEKTREWADLTNCLIKLNRILSNSTIPCIPYKEIICKRLAQCLNHQLPTGVHTRALEVYASILDKTPPESLSRDLALFSTGLFPFFSYSSYSVRPQFLNIIDKYYIPLGPNLIPCLIGLLICIIPGLEDDKSETYDMVYNLLEKISKRVPEKYFMSALWLILKKANKIRLQTLYLISNKLSPRVPKLPAHRLESLLPDRNDLVLKSLMASTRDDSLIILRELMNFMSKHFPLDHDLFTYQNKSALCRSILRLLRNKDWSLTRRIYQWLFNTNDLNESVESIDLKYFNEHSKSVIITAIKELLKMEITTADEAVLPLKIIVTLISDIEVAVISDQLMPVLCIPILRYVCEGIDDTDWRQAVIQETKIIFNPTLTPPNIVFISIAEEFNKLFLDEKYDSVHAWNEILNLSRIYLDEMKTLTSCETILAGLFMLLENALYRLLKLELRDMTQVVSHLLSYVASILARTEKMILTDYHYFYFENDLDYVKETSELKLLVHEQELCNERIAKYLDEFYINALNHFESKADLNYTEISVLDMLNSLAVRFVSIEVNMQTVPITRSFSESLGHTSPERVAEYRGSAHRLDYAHASHSPLSVNSARSPQSAHSVQSVRSEKGDLSAATAQALSPGPAALVGKTERSTPPNSSTRKAPTAAHTTAQLVDHKSSPTSHTADQKTASATQKSDQKTTDQSLEGKHTHKKQTKLLDESDMATARSNNASSRTSAASIESKLQNEFKLDRWIVCLLKSCLSPDPVIFCRGISTFIQVIDIPHRHAVKEFFASSLIHLRNILTQLWSSLDDKLAQYHSEVVYIVLQLMKSLPQASGEAERIIVRDLTSTEIGQKINAILRFGVLFRHLHTHAPDKVFFSDAVGHILDAVEDSDPKVHYYARAFLSESIYMLPKLIDPILHFLITTSKMDESITEGTEYDVLPGSPNQNHNTPATSPNMDYNTSNRSPNMDYNTSNRSPNHDYNTPNRSPNRERNGHTHLKANMISKLLKSQKSQLKERSNVRRVGAHKSSDANSKDRTQSTDTHSTGQDSFDSEGEDKTNMTELVRKFRHLSSIVGREGQAILDLMNRRQAPIALLKLIQGDELFNELSTTMVVTEEGTLLTSATRTQAYDQAHSESVGGEDANPTLVNHLLDHTFGARAITLNSSVLETSDTESRRSRSVPVDASVEGGKSPGMRDHASIDSVHGPNVNRGDSRVVSPTSHASVTPPSQRANNSQLSTIAGMGKTGATFSFEQGRLTPHLGKGSFEEAPKERTVSVPRELGTQSFEGSSIDTGTESSRQSARRWGVEASKSAPHTPLLSSHHERRESSLYGGDADETYEHQNRAQKASIFPRLLDASNSSYTDASIYNYLDLVIVITLKYICIDADLERLLRVERIDDLLEYQRYLDRLDDQNCSTRKQTNILSLFNRSNSMVDLSMEDRAMLLRCTAIDFMKSFISSLQPANSAREVSCMVAKYLLLLLYHFHLKQEHIIQTQMIYLLKVVMDRCSQETTGPSAPASSLIELSRTLLSMWASKNEPMSARAGESPSSKLQITPNMLATSMSVITGTANILSCLTAEDDKQTNSLTSDAFFDKTAATTYVTQGIENLSYTRDPDTALSQLTPMYIINMGELKKLQIHRMTNLHEITYFPKIIEICIANSAKSKCLHLLQSYIDFSLYSLKFMSGAEGLKYASNFMTEFSSHVLTYTDKIGTTGLFYYLRALYFMFSHLSDDYATEATTAQSRKMKQLSINREIVMTREMNGTKQFGPKSDGGRTMFGSRSKRKTTADTSNLPHFDITSIVDSCVKSVLWARETQLSATYPQGAPEELRHSYSSASSTFDHGADGPNGPDGPDGPEGDIADIGSFTGSASASSSFFDGPMDPFGLRQGLGSAAEGEAQTQGAFGHHDATGKSRHKSHRHCPASMGYRSNFRFMGSNQGFDAMDLNAMNQSSAYIYERSYAYSSRNKLVCSEANLSLKVSLENITNQVIRLFRLLYLKLPYHFIKACIYIWDRSNCEHANYNIPYVDLSASNLENCPKQRQISRRVQTKHCLLMLLNNIPQVTTTSVLSLTLDMMETFCKSSEYRHAPGYQILNTHVREVSVSEFLYTVLVSEMAKRSDVEQTYLELQRWINLVLHFPKQPSVFLWLFCSVVRYEKATACNYAKVLTNIGRRLFSDLLMVVIYQACGLYAPKVCNWLAHKDYDTRPPVPLVVQLMNSAHYFGSSCFTETPPISPCSELATPRLSPPSKAARSPAADALESRLSVLSECVSLPGDLGTSVNLGVIDTGTVNTGNLGVVDSGNLGASGNTGNVNRGAANTGTANTGNVNRGNLGATASINSADGQADSATTELQKFAARYTADRQNDPQATGHQNSQSNAHIVTDDEYSTPNKPTTTTTNTSSLVTSRSQSLLGSELLRGIEGVMTPNRVVSVNALSLLIYLNYDVLQLNRRTPITNVFYQTFHKSLTSYILPLLVTRQHQQQRYFTLLLIRYFPYKLYQVPLLNIKKNLLEFINSSEFFRTDQFGLRELAHVFRRMATEDFKGVADTMARLDLYTNPPHLNVFSNKSASLITRVRYLKRLAFVLYACENDVFTDNISNIIERLAETTRSLKNDTLRSKCLFVMRVLLVKTSQEELTVLWPVLLSELIKVFRTTVDHAGREGRESAADGSGLSPRDYAQVPANAGGAAHTASPRDGDYHASNNANNSQNAQENASNSNNVNTSSSNNNNVSQNDNVNTSSSQNAQENASQNDNTRNNANTSSSNNANTSSSQNDNVNTSSSNNTSSSINENANNNENDTGASRCLMAHSDQNEDSICLNTRSLKNDMSRLSDKSTGRISKNSTSRTSLKSSSRFSTKMSEKEYIKIMENEECPAENRTALLIEAIKIVDMACALKLNEFLVYQWMFINDLNPIKRPSEKKSESKARGDKAASKESAKSQGKQESDEEGDDPELEHMNDFKPFLVLAGQACSEHIKCRIDHALSLPYEYTKPIKLVRTRSHQWDEKNVREVLCESIEKEMTDVVPKYDQNKPIIINQIYKTSKRFQ